In Chitinophaga nivalis, a single genomic region encodes these proteins:
- a CDS encoding acyltransferase: protein MKNVRVAELDILRAIAALAVITIHVTAWFVDIPATVPHVNTMQRVLAYIDHLNWFAVPTFLFISGLVLYNNHPHVTKDNLWDFYKKRIRRIFPIYFLFSLFYMVIAQLPHLMKGEGIQMGIGDFFLQLALGGASYHLWYFGLLFQFYLFYPVLVHLYNRYKGKFIVAAFVIQLLWIYTGDVLMGRIGDGGFFMPLCLSHLFWFTGGFLFLDYKDKILSFPYLRPWTLLLLILALNAIRMYPVYTGMLEFNYYKIPRSYFYFTDLIDPFYTTAEILFVYKLAVYILNRQNVVTHFFSRIGYYSLEIYLIHAWFLVELEILFKKIPLTFHEWLFYPVMWITAFLISYLFAVVYKRVARWVLKPFQQKKNPTLSVQ from the coding sequence ATGAAAAACGTACGGGTAGCCGAGCTCGACATCCTGAGAGCGATCGCCGCACTGGCGGTTATTACCATTCACGTTACCGCCTGGTTCGTGGATATTCCTGCTACAGTTCCCCATGTTAACACCATGCAACGGGTACTGGCCTATATCGATCACCTTAACTGGTTTGCAGTACCTACCTTTCTCTTTATCAGTGGGTTGGTACTTTACAACAATCATCCTCATGTGACAAAAGACAATTTGTGGGATTTTTATAAAAAAAGAATCCGCCGCATTTTTCCGATCTACTTTTTGTTCTCCCTGTTTTATATGGTTATCGCGCAGCTGCCTCACCTGATGAAAGGAGAGGGGATACAAATGGGGATCGGGGATTTCTTCCTGCAACTGGCCCTGGGTGGCGCCTCTTATCATTTGTGGTATTTTGGGTTGCTGTTCCAGTTTTACCTGTTTTATCCCGTGCTGGTACATTTGTACAACCGATACAAAGGGAAATTTATAGTGGCTGCTTTTGTTATTCAGCTGCTATGGATATATACCGGTGATGTATTAATGGGCCGTATAGGAGATGGTGGCTTTTTTATGCCATTATGTTTAAGCCATCTTTTTTGGTTCACCGGCGGCTTTCTGTTTCTGGATTATAAAGACAAAATTCTTTCTTTCCCGTATTTGCGTCCATGGACCTTACTCCTGCTCATACTGGCATTAAATGCCATCAGGATGTATCCCGTCTATACCGGTATGCTGGAGTTTAATTATTACAAGATACCCCGTTCTTATTTTTATTTTACCGACTTAATAGATCCGTTTTATACGACCGCGGAAATCCTGTTCGTATATAAGCTGGCGGTCTATATTTTAAACCGGCAGAATGTGGTCACCCATTTCTTTTCCCGTATTGGTTATTATTCGCTGGAGATATACCTGATTCATGCCTGGTTCCTGGTGGAGCTGGAAATTCTCTTCAAAAAAATACCACTGACTTTTCATGAGTGGCTGTTTTATCCGGTGATGTGGATCACGGCATTTCTCATTAGTTATCTGTTTGCCGTCGTGTACAAACGGGTGGCCAGATGGGTATTGAAACCCTTTCAGCAAAAGAAAAATCCCACATTGAGTGTACAATAA